From the Papilio machaon chromosome 13, ilPapMach1.1, whole genome shotgun sequence genome, the window CAGTTCGGAGACGACGCATGGTTCTCCACACAATTTAGTAATGCTGATGTCATAGGTAAGCAAAAACTTTGTAaggattaataattttgtttttatacaaacaaacaataactTATTGTTATTACGTAGGTTGTTTGTCACTAATTCATTCTTTTACTTCAATtagctttatatttatgtaattttgaaCTCTAGCGTCATAGGactatagtttaaatttaaacactagAGTTGAACTCCATGTTTAGGGgaatttatttgtcaaaacTGTAACCACAATAATTGTTGCTATTATTTACTGTGAAATATGAAAGTgaatagaatataaatttatccttaaagtaaatttacttgtgttgaaatgttaaaaaatataaacagaaaaaaatgttatgttcattttaataaaaaacatgattttGATCATAACTTACCATATTCatgattgatttttttaaattaattgtgactgttttaaatatttaaaggtaaGGAAATCTCAGTGccctttattattatatctttatacaccttatttaattatttaatgatttatttattaaaattattattattcataagtCACTATTATGCAGGTATAAGAACTATTGTAAAGAAATAGtagaaatgtatatatattctttCTCACTTTTctagtgtaaaatattatgacaaaAGCTTATACATTAAAAGTGAAGTTATAATACACCTGTACAAAGCAtacatgttgttttttaaaataaatgttactaaatttttgtcaatttattaattaggtAAATTTGAATAAGCTTGTGTTAGAATATGGTTAATGACAATagggataaaaatatgttcttccagactgtgttctacatctatatcaCATTTTAGCCAGATCCATGCAgctattctggagataccttgtaataaatctatctattcatccatctaaacatttgcatgtataatattagtaagatttacggTTTTGCTTACATTTTCAACAGATGTGGTAAGTATTTCTACTTTTTTCTGTACAGGAGTCGCAGATGGAGTTGGCGGCTGGCGAGCATACGGCATTGATCCCGGGGAGTTTTCTTCATATCTAATGAGAACCTGCGAGAGACTGGTCCGGATGGGCCACTTTAAATTGTCCGAACCTGGGGACCTCTTAGCTAAATCTTATTATGAACTATTGGAACATAAGAAACCAATTTTAGGTAAACTTAGTCACATAATTATGgcatcattttgttttataaaaatacttacatcaCAATGCTTTCAACATACATTTTACACAAGCTTACTCTGTATTGCACTAGCAAAgaatatcattaaaatgaaacctcTTTAAAGCTATAGCTACTGGAGGTTTCCATGCAACTGTCACATACACAAATACTATTTACTCAATGTTAGTTGGAGTAAAACTTACATACTATATGTTATATCCTGAATATGTATGTTGTAAAGTTTTCGATTTATTTCAGGTAGTAGTACAGCATGTGTGATGATCTTAGATCGTAACGAGAGTATAATGCGCGCTGCCAACATCGGCGACAGCGGATACATGGTGGTGAGAGCTGGACGGATTGTCCACCGCTCACATGAGCAGCAGCACTACTTCAACACACCTTACCAGCTCAGCTTACCGCCGCCTGGGCACGATAGGAATGTCCTTAGTGATAGGTGAGTTTATTAACATAGTATTTAGATAGATGACTACTGCTAGCTAACAGCTAGCAGTTTGAGAAAAACAACGACTGACTGTATCAATACGATaatcagaaataaaatatgaatcaaATGATGATGTAACAATGGAACTTTCAAAGCtgcatacataaaaataaacatacacgcaaaaaataaaaatactctaGAGTTCCGTAGGGCAAAAATATAGCATTCTCTTAATGTTGGTAATTTTGCAATCCTATCAAGCCagtatttagttatataaggAGTACTTCTGggtcaaaaataaacacaaattgCAAATTATGAGtgtgaaaaaataacttaattgaaTAAGTAATTTCGGTAAACAACTGATAAGACAGTTGAGTCCTTAATTGACGTGTTTTAAACATTCACAGCTATTATAAGATTAGAAACAAGGCAAAAGGTCATTTCAATGCATGTGATAACAGTATAAACAAATCCAAGGCTATTCTATAATGGTTCTAACTGTGGCGGAAGTAATACAATTGTAGTACAAATTTGTCTTTTCATTAGAGGTGTTATGTAACTAGTATGACAATAAGCCATGATCGATGTAGGATAGTGCCCATCATAGGTTCATGGTGTCGTATGACTAATAACGTAATGTAACAATCGAACTTATACGCCATAATACAGcaagtttgtaaaaaataaaagactgGTTTGACGTCctcaaatatttcaaaaaattaaatcttagtaatataatgaatgtgaatgtttagctggatggatggatggatggatgtttgtttaaaggtatctccggaatggatcttgatgaaatttgacacagatgtagaacatagtctggaagaacataaaggctataaattatgtttttttatttcctcgcggacggagtcggaGCGACAgctgtatattaaaaaaaagatatatgttACATCATATCATTGTAAGAAAGTGAAGTTTTGTTTATCATTTGTTTGTCGTATGAAAAATCGAAGTGtttcactttgaaatatacggCCCCCATTACATAGAAAGGCATATGAGTTGAGCTCATCTGTATTACATTAACATTGTAATATTCGACTTTATGACGatgaaataaagttgaaaattcTCGAACATTGTACTCTAGACATAACTGGTAAGTCAATTGGTTTCTACTGGATTTTACCAAAAAgatttcgtttatttaaatttgttctgGTATACGGCAACAGGGGAATGGCCTTTATGATTGTTACTTGCTCTTGTTATGAACTGCATTGCATTTTTTGTGTTTAGGTTCTGTCtacataaaattagtaaactgCCTGTTGTCtcaacatttttcaaacaacatttcaacataattttatgtataccaaattttttattatatttcgatAAGATTTGCCTTTTTAATCCaacttaaaaacaaagaaaaaacataacttAGTAAAAGATGATTTcgatttgattaaataaatattacagccatttaaaaaaaatgcgatTGTtgacaaaattcaaatttcattagaaCAGAAATACATTTAGAATTTATACTGGAATAATACAGTTGTCAAcaacatttcatataaaaactagtttttttcGATGACCGAACGTCACCATGGCAATGTGTCAAggaatttagaaattaaaatatacaaatgaaaaattacatatttacaataacttacaacgtatacaaatattaacgCACTGATTGTTTACTCTTCGTGACCATTTCATTTCAATCAATTGTaatttagaagaaaaataagCAAGCtcttgttaataaaatcagGATAGGAGACCAATGGTGGATCTAGTTTACGCATCCGAAACGGATTTTTTTCTTGGATATATCCTAAAATTACGAGTAGTCAAAGTAGACGTGAGGTCAAATAGTGACTAGAATTCCGTCTCATCACCGTAACTATCACTTATATTAAGTGCATAAGATAATGTTACTTGCCAAAAAGTTTCAACCATTTAATAGAcacaataaaacttaaaataactttactgAAGtggaattctttttttaatagtagtaGTTATTATTTCTGCTGTGATCAGGACGCGTGGAAGTCATGAGACTGGGCATCACAATCGGCCGGTCATGTGCCCATTCCGCCACCGGGCTTGTTGTGTACGCCTGAACtaatattagaatttttaGCTCTCTGGATATTCGCCAGCTCTTTAATATTCACGTGCTTGCCCAAACTGTCATgacgtttttattattgttatttacattatgtatAACCAAAATAAGATAACGGTCGCATGAAATGACACCgtttaattgacaatttaaatCGTCTTAATATCGAATACATGATATTTGAGAAAAGTGGTAAGAGGTAAAACTCACTCTAATCAGAGCATAATGCATGAGCTTTTATACGAGCAGTATGTGGGCGAGCTACAAGCAAAAGTCCTATTACACCCTTCGTGTTCAGTATAACAATGCATTTAGGATATTGATGGGGCTTCTCGAGTCGACTGCTTTTATGGCACAATGCGGAAAAGTGCGAGCCAGTTCCAATACGATCTTCGACATGATTGCCTGCAAGCTAGATTGTAGATATGTAAGCCACTTCCTAAAGCTCCACGTGTATATAGTATCCAGGAACATTGTTACTAACATAGTTGATAAGTGTTTTACTAACAACATAATGAGCATAACATTGTCgcttgaaataattattaatagggTCGCCATAATTAAATTAGGATATATTCTGTTCTTATCCCATTTTAATGAGATCAGCATTACACATCTTTATCGTCTTATCAACCGCCGTCTCAATAGTCACACTTAACCGCCATATCTCAACTTGAAAAGGCATAGCatgatatgtttgtttttcatgGATAAGTATGTAACCATATGAAGTCTAAACGTTTTGGCTGAAATTGAATATTGAGGAATTATTTGATTCATTTTCTTCCTCGGATCGTCATAAGCGACTAATCAGTCatgttcaatttatatttcaaataagcattatttattcatttttttgtaGGCCGGAGTCAGCGGACACGTCCGAGTTCCGCGTGGAGTGCGGCGACGTTATCCTGGTGGCGACGGACGGAGTGTTCGACAACGTGCCGGAGCCTGTGCTGCTGGCGGAGATGAAGCGTGCGCAGACGGTGGCGGGATCTGGCGCGGCGGGGGAGGAGAGTGAGGCGCAGCGCTTGCAGGCCGTCGCCAACTCCATCGCATGGATGGCTCGCAACCTGTCCTTTGACGGCTGCTACATGTCGCCCTTCGCTAAGAGCGCAAGACAGAACGGAATAGACGCTATCGGTAAGTTATAAtctagttaatattataaattcagatGTTCAGATGTCAttacgtatctccagaacagctaaacgaatctcgctgaaatttgacatagatgttgaacatagtctggaagaacacataggcagaTGAAGTCGCTGGCAATAGCTATCAtaaataatctaatttaatcctccaatataatttacaaataatgttgAGAAGGAGAGAAATCTTCCGCTTTGTTTgctaattttttatatgagcATTCGATGCGccacttaaaatatttttatgttcctATACTCTGATACTATTGCGTAAAATATAGccatgtaatttttatgtgtcgttttttgttcttaaaaaGCAAGTGATTTTAGACCTGACTAAATTAAATGTCCTAACATTTATTACTCACGGCATTGATAAATGATTAAGCCATTTCTCTCGTTCTAACAGCCTAATTTTGCTTCTTTTCctgtttcttttttgtatattaaaaataaaatgtttcttttaatacacCATGCAGTTCTTAAATCAATCTTATCCTAACAGTGTTTTTTTACCCACGGATAATACAGAGTAGAAGACATAATTAGCCATTTGAACATATGTCGCGTGTGCTTGCATGTGCTGATAAGATCTATAAAGGTTATGGAATGCAATCTCGAGCAACTTCTGCGTTGTATGTTCTGATAACTTGCCTACGTAATTATAACGTAtgctaaataatattatacagatTTACGATGTGCcttgtgttaaataaaacttcagGAATAAACACATATACAACGAGAAGATTTGAAGTTTCTTGTAAATGTTAGTATTGTACGCGGCGCTTGAGTTGGCACACCGGGCACTGAACGCTGTTATCTCCCACGTGCCAAGCAAACGCCGTGTACTgtgctttttttataaggtggGAAACGAGCAAGCTGCCACCTGAATTCGATGAAAATgacatccgtaattgcagatgtgttgcctacattttatctatattagtatgtagtataaatatattttcttgttgACAGGAGGAAAACCCGACGACATAACTGTGCTACTCGCAATCGTAGCGCTATGAAATTGTCCCGATGTGCCGCGATATTTGTGCCCGGACAAGATTGCTTACGAagaattagtaaaattataaaacgacaccaaaaaaattgcatattCGGTTACTCAAACGATAAaatagttgtaatttttatggaTGTTATACAATTACaacatttatgttaattagAGGTCATCGAGGTTATGACAGCCTAACACTAGTCGCTTGTGTGAAACTCGGAATTGTCTTTGAAACGTATGTCATTTTGTCACTTTACAATTTCGTTTTTAGGTTATCTTTAACAAACATGTTAGATACCAACGCCTTTTTAAACACACTTATTtgttccaaaaaataaaataaaacatacaaggtttttttaatgataattgttCTGAAATATTCCAagcaacaaaattattttcatttcgttttacatcttttaactgtgtaaaatgcaataaaagaTAGTATTTTAATGAGAACACTTCcaattagtaatttataacttattggagccaattaaaaattattttgcattcaattattttatcaacaaataTTCTTTGTTATGTCTGAATTATCTGATGAATAGGAAATTTGTATAGCGTTAAATGTTTTGATGCTAGAATAccttttatagtaaaatacatttgtttttttttaatttgtttctatCTTTAAAGGcgtttatttagaaaattcaATGTCTTTGTATTGTAATCTTTGATACATTTGCATATTGAATAGACAATTTATAGATATCACATATGTGGTcgtaataatctatatatataagagaaagtcgtgttagtgacactatttataactcaagaacggctgaatcgatttgactgaaaattggtttctaaataaatttatgatttatataaaagaataacttaaatgtgaaatcacatttattatttgctagcttttacccgcgactccgtccgcgcggaataaaaaatagaaaacggggtaaaaattatcctatgtccgtttcctggttctaagctatctgcccaccaattttcagtcaaatcgattcagccgttcttgagttattaatagtgtaactaacacgactttcttttatatatatatatagataaatttccatacaaatattgacaaacattcgatttaaaataaatatttaattaatccaGTTGCTTTTGCCCGTTAgtccatataaaaaaaaactaattaacaaGTTTGActataaacattatatatgtaatttagcTGATCTGGGATATAAAAGGAATTAGTCTTAACATTATATGGTTTAGTTGATTATGGGTGATATAATTTGAGATCTTATTGTGTCCGTTGTATGTATTGTTATTTGCGACTTGAATGTATTGGTGAAAGACTgaattagttttattgttttcgtttaaaaaaagaaaactgaaAAAGTTTGTGATGATATTTTTTCGAATCGATTTCAGAATTTTTCTACTCTTAATAATTGAACTTGGAACGTATTTTGACgcaaattcatttttttattatagttttagttcttatacttttttcttaattctaaCAGATATCAACTTCGTGActcatttcttttaattattttaaatctaatataaaaagttaccACTAAATTTTGACTTATAACTATTGTTTTCTGTTGCTACGTAAATGACGGAAACGTCATCTTCAACAGTGGGTATATTTAATCATTTCAAAATTACCCTCACATTAAAAACATAGGAAACAGTTAAAAACAGAGATCTCTCATCTATCTATAATAATCTAATTACAGCAT encodes:
- the LOC106717958 gene encoding protein phosphatase PTC7 homolog, whose amino-acid sequence is MMQSIFWTGRVLSRAIRNGLSSLNSAAELNVSNKKHPYLVSVVCGFPKDIANGRTHKGQFGDDAWFSTQFSNADVIGVADGVGGWRAYGIDPGEFSSYLMRTCERLVRMGHFKLSEPGDLLAKSYYELLEHKKPILGSSTACVMILDRNESIMRAANIGDSGYMVVRAGRIVHRSHEQQHYFNTPYQLSLPPPGHDRNVLSDRPESADTSEFRVECGDVILVATDGVFDNVPEPVLLAEMKRAQTVAGSGAAGEESEAQRLQAVANSIAWMARNLSFDGCYMSPFAKSARQNGIDAIGGKPDDITVLLAIVAL